A region from the Streptomyces lydicus genome encodes:
- a CDS encoding type VII secretion target, with product MTHAHFSIHPEPVTALAKDFTSSSAHLDGRISAFASRAENVDDSFGAMSESTEVLSQYVEMTRHTVTSLRQLSAGLKNYAAGLHHTVASYHESDSAQAQRFGRK from the coding sequence ATGACACACGCGCATTTTTCGATACACCCCGAGCCGGTTACAGCGCTGGCCAAGGACTTCACGTCCTCCTCCGCCCATCTGGACGGTCGCATCAGCGCTTTCGCCTCGCGGGCAGAGAACGTGGACGACTCCTTCGGTGCGATGTCCGAGTCGACCGAGGTCCTCTCCCAGTACGTGGAGATGACCCGTCACACGGTTACTTCCCTGCGGCAGCTGAGCGCCGGACTGAAGAACTACGCTGCCGGCCTGCACCACACGGTTGCCTCCTACCACGAATCCGACTCCGCACAGGCACAGCGGTTCGGGAGGAAGTGA